One part of the uncultured Bacteroides sp. genome encodes these proteins:
- a CDS encoding transporter, with protein sequence MLKFLKNWALPIAMLVGALGYQFFSLLAPLSPALIFVMLLFTFIKVSPHELRFERLHFWLILIQLIGSILIYVSIAAFNPIVGEGAMICMLAPSATSAAVITGMLGGSVSSLTAYTLLSNVVVAMAAPVIFSLMGTNSSLPFFTSFFYICKQVMPLLIFPFILAWIIQSKLPGIYSKMLSMPMASFYLWTVALAVAVGKTVAFLVNQENPNFTDEILIAVSALVVCCLQFFIGKNIGGHYKNRISGGQALGQKNTILAIWMAQVYLGPVASVGPASYILWQNTINSWQLWKKRKKDEAALKSK encoded by the coding sequence ATGTTGAAGTTCCTAAAGAATTGGGCATTGCCTATAGCCATGCTTGTTGGTGCGCTTGGATATCAGTTCTTTTCCTTATTGGCTCCACTCTCTCCTGCGCTTATTTTTGTAATGCTTCTTTTTACATTTATTAAGGTTTCACCTCATGAGCTAAGATTTGAACGGCTTCATTTCTGGCTTATTCTGATTCAATTAATAGGAAGCATATTAATCTATGTATCTATTGCAGCTTTCAATCCAATTGTTGGCGAAGGAGCTATGATTTGTATGCTTGCCCCTTCAGCAACTTCTGCAGCTGTTATAACTGGTATGCTGGGAGGAAGCGTTTCCAGCCTCACTGCCTACACATTATTATCCAATGTTGTTGTTGCAATGGCAGCTCCGGTAATATTCTCGTTAATGGGAACCAATAGTTCACTTCCATTTTTTACATCCTTTTTCTATATATGTAAACAAGTGATGCCATTGCTGATTTTTCCATTTATTCTAGCCTGGATTATTCAGTCAAAACTTCCCGGAATATATAGCAAAATGCTAAGTATGCCTATGGCTTCCTTTTACCTTTGGACAGTTGCCCTGGCGGTAGCCGTAGGAAAGACTGTTGCGTTTCTGGTTAATCAGGAAAATCCTAATTTTACAGACGAAATATTGATTGCTGTTTCTGCACTTGTTGTTTGTTGTTTGCAGTTTTTTATTGGAAAGAATATAGGCGGGCATTATAAGAATCGTATTTCTGGTGGGCAGGCTCTTGGACAGAAAAATACAATCCTTGCAATTTGGATGGCACAAGTATACCTTGGTCCGGTGGCTTCAGTAGGTCCGGCTTCTTATATTTTGTGGCAAAACACAATTAACTCATGGCAGCTTTGGAAAAAGAGGAAAAAAGATGAAGCGGCTTTGAAAAGTAAATAA
- a CDS encoding N-acetylmuramoyl-L-alanine amidase, with the protein MRKSIIYTLTTITCIWFATIGCLPALGKDFVLVLDAGHGGHDPGAIGDISREKDINLNIVLKVGQLVQQNCNDVKVIYTRKTDVFIPLNQRTEIANNANADLFISVHTNSAPAKSARGTETFSLGLSRSSANLEVAKRENSVILLEDDYKQRYAGFDPNSSESYIMFEFIQDKHMEQSVGLATLIQRQYKSGIGRPDRGVHQDIFLVLKTSAMPSVLTEVGFISNPEEEQYLNTEEGANALARSIFNAFLQYKQKHDIRKSKARATYQVDNEVKTQEKNSAPQTLAEKSDSTNEKVKEVPAVKRKKENITTKKEEKKNNHSTENGIVFKIQILTSSQKLRTTDKRFKDLTPIDYFCENGIYKYTYGASENYNEVLKTKREIADQFKDAFIIAFKDGEKMNINSAIAEFKKNRK; encoded by the coding sequence ATGAGAAAAAGTATCATTTATACCCTTACTACAATCACTTGCATCTGGTTTGCAACAATTGGATGTTTACCGGCACTCGGGAAGGATTTTGTATTAGTTCTTGATGCTGGTCACGGAGGTCATGATCCCGGAGCAATTGGTGATATTTCCCGCGAAAAGGATATTAATCTGAACATCGTTTTAAAAGTCGGTCAGCTAGTACAACAAAACTGTAATGACGTAAAAGTTATCTATACCCGGAAAACGGATGTGTTTATCCCTTTAAATCAGCGAACAGAGATTGCCAATAATGCTAATGCCGATTTATTCATTTCCGTTCATACAAATTCTGCACCGGCAAAATCAGCCAGAGGTACCGAGACCTTTTCTTTGGGACTTTCCCGTTCAAGTGCAAATCTGGAAGTTGCTAAACGTGAAAACTCCGTAATTCTTCTGGAAGATGACTATAAGCAAAGATATGCCGGATTTGATCCAAATTCATCGGAGTCATATATCATGTTCGAGTTTATTCAAGATAAACACATGGAGCAAAGTGTCGGCTTGGCTACATTAATCCAGAGACAATATAAATCAGGTATTGGCCGACCAGACCGTGGAGTTCACCAGGATATTTTTCTTGTTTTGAAAACCAGTGCTATGCCTAGCGTACTAACTGAAGTAGGTTTTATTTCAAACCCTGAAGAAGAGCAATATCTAAATACAGAAGAGGGAGCAAATGCATTAGCCAGATCAATCTTCAATGCTTTCCTACAATACAAACAAAAGCATGACATCCGTAAGTCTAAAGCAAGAGCTACATATCAGGTAGACAACGAAGTTAAGACACAAGAAAAGAATTCTGCTCCTCAAACTCTCGCAGAGAAATCGGATTCTACAAACGAAAAAGTCAAAGAGGTTCCTGCTGTAAAAAGGAAAAAAGAGAATATCACTACTAAAAAAGAGGAGAAAAAGAACAATCATTCAACAGAAAACGGAATTGTGTTTAAAATACAAATACTAACTTCGAGCCAAAAACTTAGAACAACCGATAAACGGTTTAAAGATTTAACACCGATAGACTATTTCTGTGAAAATGGAATATATAAATACACATATGGGGCTTCAGAAAACTACAATGAAGTTCTTAAAACGAAAAGGGAAATAGCTGATCAATTTAAAGACGCCTTTATCATCGCATTCAAGGATGGTGAGAAAATGAATATAAATTCTGCAATAGCGGAATTTAAGAAGAATAGAAAATAA
- a CDS encoding MlaD family protein: protein MRYFTKEVKIGIAGIISLCMLVYGINYLKGIDMFKPTSYFYVKYKDIQGLAKSSPVFADGFRIGIVREIYYDYNRPGNVAVEVELDKDMRIPKGTHAELVTEMLGTVKMNLILAVNPNEAYAIGDTIPGTVNNGLMEAVTKTIMPQFQRMLPKLDSIMTSLNKIAADPNIPATLKSVRKTADNLADATTELRSIMKNDVPQMTKKINTIGDNFVAISGDLRSINYASTFNKIDSTMANVKMVTDKLNRKDNSLGLLLNDASLYNNLSNTGANASLLLEDLKSNPKRYVHFSIFGKK from the coding sequence ATGAGATACTTTACTAAAGAGGTTAAAATAGGAATTGCTGGAATTATCAGCCTATGCATGCTTGTATATGGCATTAATTACCTCAAAGGCATTGATATGTTCAAACCCACAAGTTACTTTTATGTAAAATACAAAGATATTCAGGGATTAGCGAAATCAAGTCCTGTATTTGCTGATGGTTTCCGTATCGGAATCGTAAGAGAAATCTATTACGATTATAATCGTCCCGGCAATGTTGCCGTAGAAGTAGAATTGGATAAAGATATGAGAATACCAAAAGGAACTCATGCAGAACTTGTTACAGAGATGCTTGGTACAGTAAAAATGAATCTGATTCTGGCCGTAAATCCAAACGAAGCTTATGCAATTGGTGATACTATTCCGGGAACCGTTAATAATGGTCTCATGGAAGCTGTAACCAAGACTATCATGCCTCAGTTTCAAAGAATGCTCCCTAAGCTGGATTCTATCATGACATCACTCAATAAAATAGCAGCTGATCCCAATATTCCGGCGACTCTTAAGTCTGTCAGAAAAACAGCCGACAACCTTGCAGATGCTACTACAGAGCTTCGTTCAATTATGAAGAATGATGTACCACAGATGACGAAGAAGATAAATACTATTGGTGATAATTTTGTTGCAATCAGCGGAGATCTCAGAAGTATTAATTATGCTTCAACATTTAACAAGATAGACTCTACTATGGCTAATGTTAAGATGGTAACAGATAAGCTCAACAGAAAAGATAATTCACTAGGATTGCTACTTAATGATGCTTCACTTTATAATAATTTATCTAATACAGGCGCCAATGCTTCGCTATTATTAGAAGACTTGAAAAGTAATCCTAAACGTTATGTACACTTCTCAATTTTTGGCAAAAAATAA
- a CDS encoding NADPH-dependent oxidoreductase: MIESVKNRRSIRKYKQQDIDPNLLNDLLSTASRVSTIGNMQVYSVVVTRDAEMKAKLAPAHFNQPMVKGAPVVLTFCADFNRFSKWCELRNAKPGYANFLSFMNAATDALLYTQNFCTLAEEAGLGICYLGTVIYNPQQIIETLHLPNLVFPIATITLGYPDECPAQPDRLPIEAIVHEERYCDYTSEMIDKLYAYKESLPENKQFIAENNKETLAQVFTDVRYKKKDNEFMSDNFFKALKQQGFIE; this comes from the coding sequence ATGATAGAGTCAGTAAAGAACAGAAGATCAATAAGAAAGTATAAACAACAAGATATTGATCCCAATTTGTTAAATGATTTGCTTTCTACAGCTTCACGTGTTTCTACTATCGGAAATATGCAGGTTTACAGCGTTGTAGTTACTCGCGATGCCGAAATGAAAGCAAAACTTGCTCCGGCTCATTTTAATCAGCCAATGGTAAAAGGGGCACCTGTAGTACTAACTTTCTGTGCCGATTTTAATAGATTTTCTAAATGGTGCGAATTGCGCAATGCTAAACCTGGGTATGCAAACTTTCTTTCTTTTATGAATGCTGCTACAGATGCATTACTTTATACGCAGAACTTTTGTACACTTGCAGAGGAAGCAGGACTGGGTATCTGTTATCTGGGAACAGTAATTTATAATCCTCAGCAAATTATTGAAACTCTCCATTTACCAAATTTGGTATTTCCGATTGCTACAATAACTCTTGGATATCCTGATGAATGCCCAGCCCAACCGGATCGCCTGCCAATTGAAGCTATTGTACACGAAGAACGCTACTGTGATTATACAAGTGAGATGATTGATAAGCTATATGCTTACAAAGAATCATTGCCGGAAAATAAGCAATTTATTGCAGAAAATAATAAAGAAACATTAGCTCAGGTGTTTACTGATGTAAGATATAAAAAGAAAGATAATGAGTTTATGTCTGACAACTTCTTTAAGGCTCTTAAACAACAAGGTTTTATCGAGTAA
- a CDS encoding TonB-dependent receptor produces MKENKLTTRHAARWKQFNHKSYAVFCSLKKEVNIGVLAVTTLAFANIDCVSAQSETSKQIKEYKLDEVEVTGSRVPLTLGEAARIVTVLSREDIQAAAVQSINDLLEYAAGVDVRQRGDLGIQSDISIRGGTFDQITILLNGANINSPQTGHNTADFPVDMNDIERIEILEGPAARVYGTSAFTGAINIVTRSDKQSHAAINLSTGQNGLFNGGVRGNFSKGSLSNQLSTGYSRSDGYIANSDFSASRAFYQGEYSSEEVNVRWQAGLSDKGYGANTFYSAAYPNQYEHMRKYFVSVQAETKGKLHFTPIIYWNRGHDRFELFRDNPASWYTGHNYHQTDVYGTNLNAYFNSVIGKTAFGTEFRNEGVLSNVLGKLMDEPIKVPGEGNHYFTKKDNRTSISYYLEHDVLLPRFTLSVGLMATMNTGLDNKFRYYPGVDASYHLTDKVKVYTSWNMALRMPTFTDLYYESKTNQGNPNLKPEETQAFEVGSKYSSPVLQASVCGYYRKGKNMIDWVKYSAEDKWHTVNHTKLDNMGIEASANLNFYELFGNTSYLKKATISYSYINQAKEIGEVYKSNYALDYLKHKFVVRLDHRIWQKLDASWAFRWQSREGSYTKYVDLKPTAEIPYPSFCLLDLKLSWNAKNYTLFAEANNLLNREYYDLGNIPQPGFWGKVGVSYRINFR; encoded by the coding sequence ATGAAAGAAAACAAGTTAACGACACGACATGCTGCACGATGGAAGCAGTTCAATCACAAGTCGTATGCTGTGTTCTGTAGTTTGAAGAAGGAAGTCAATATTGGTGTTCTGGCAGTAACAACACTTGCCTTTGCCAATATAGATTGCGTTTCGGCTCAATCTGAGACTTCTAAACAAATTAAAGAATACAAGCTCGACGAGGTTGAAGTTACTGGCAGCCGTGTACCGCTCACCTTAGGCGAAGCGGCGAGAATTGTTACTGTACTTTCGCGCGAGGATATTCAAGCGGCGGCGGTACAAAGTATTAATGATCTGTTAGAGTATGCCGCAGGCGTAGATGTTCGCCAGCGGGGAGATCTGGGTATCCAGAGTGACATCAGCATCCGAGGAGGTACTTTCGACCAAATCACCATTCTTCTCAACGGGGCAAACATCAATAGTCCCCAAACCGGTCACAACACAGCCGACTTTCCTGTAGACATGAACGATATTGAACGTATAGAAATTCTTGAAGGCCCGGCCGCAAGAGTATACGGCACTTCCGCTTTTACCGGAGCTATCAATATTGTGACCAGAAGTGACAAGCAAAGCCATGCAGCCATCAACTTATCAACTGGTCAGAATGGTTTATTTAATGGAGGTGTTCGTGGAAACTTCTCGAAAGGAAGTCTAAGCAACCAACTTTCTACCGGATATAGTCGCTCGGACGGATATATTGCCAACAGCGATTTCAGTGCTTCGCGTGCATTCTATCAGGGAGAGTATTCCAGTGAAGAAGTCAATGTACGCTGGCAAGCAGGACTAAGCGACAAAGGGTACGGGGCAAACACATTTTACTCTGCTGCTTATCCTAATCAGTACGAACACATGCGCAAGTATTTTGTTTCCGTTCAGGCCGAAACGAAAGGAAAGCTTCACTTCACTCCTATTATTTACTGGAATCGTGGGCACGACCGCTTCGAACTGTTCCGGGATAACCCGGCTTCGTGGTACACCGGACATAATTATCATCAGACGGATGTTTATGGAACTAATCTGAATGCTTACTTTAATTCCGTAATAGGAAAAACAGCCTTCGGCACTGAGTTCCGCAACGAAGGTGTGTTAAGTAATGTTCTGGGTAAACTGATGGACGAACCAATAAAGGTTCCGGGAGAAGGTAACCATTATTTCACCAAAAAGGATAACCGGACAAGCATCAGTTACTATTTAGAACATGATGTTCTATTACCACGTTTCACCTTGTCTGTTGGGTTAATGGCAACCATGAATACCGGACTTGATAATAAGTTTCGTTATTATCCTGGTGTAGATGCATCTTATCATTTAACCGATAAGGTGAAGGTTTACACCTCATGGAACATGGCATTGCGCATGCCTACCTTTACCGATCTTTATTATGAAAGTAAAACGAATCAGGGAAATCCGAACCTGAAGCCAGAAGAAACTCAGGCGTTCGAAGTTGGATCAAAATATTCGTCACCTGTATTGCAGGCATCCGTTTGCGGTTATTACCGAAAAGGAAAGAACATGATAGATTGGGTGAAGTATTCTGCCGAAGATAAATGGCATACGGTTAACCATACCAAACTAGATAATATGGGAATTGAGGCCTCTGCAAATCTTAATTTTTACGAGTTATTTGGTAATACGAGTTATTTAAAGAAAGCAACTATTAGCTATTCGTACATAAATCAAGCCAAAGAGATTGGCGAAGTGTATAAATCAAATTATGCTTTAGATTATCTGAAACATAAATTTGTGGTTAGACTAGACCATCGTATCTGGCAAAAATTAGATGCAAGCTGGGCATTCCGTTGGCAAAGTCGAGAGGGAAGTTATACTAAGTATGTAGATCTGAAACCTACAGCCGAAATACCTTATCCATCGTTTTGCCTACTCGACCTAAAGCTTTCATGGAATGCAAAAAACTATACCCTTTTTGCCGAAGCAAACAATCTGTTGAATCGTGAATATTATGATTTGGGCAATATACCTCAACCCGGATTCTGGGGAAAAGTAGGTGTAAGTTACCGGATAAACTTCAGATAA
- a CDS encoding DUF1343 domain-containing protein — translation MDKLLPMLKNKRVALVVNHTSMVNKKGTHLLDTLIACGINIKKVFAPEHGFRGNADAGEKVKDGKDSKTGIQIISLYGKNRKPTSEQMADVDVVLFDIQDVGARFYTYISTMHYVMEACAENGKKLIITDRPNPCDYIDGPIMKSGLQSFVGMHLIPLLHGCTVGELAQMINGEGWLEGKKKCLLTVIKIKNWKHRQPYSLPVKPSPNLANDHAISLYPSLCLFEATDISVGRGTYFPFEVLGAPDKKYGEFTFTPKSLPGFEKNPMHKDQLCYGLDLRKTQAPKGFSLKYILQFYKLSGQGADFFTRPRWFDQLIGDSSVRKEIIEGKSETEIRAGWQQGLTKYKKMRAKYLLYTE, via the coding sequence ATGGATAAACTTTTGCCAATGCTTAAAAACAAACGGGTAGCATTGGTAGTTAATCATACTTCTATGGTAAACAAAAAAGGGACTCACCTTTTGGACACCCTGATTGCTTGCGGAATTAATATCAAAAAAGTCTTTGCTCCAGAACATGGTTTTCGGGGAAATGCCGATGCTGGAGAAAAAGTTAAGGATGGAAAAGATAGTAAGACGGGAATACAGATTATTTCTCTGTATGGAAAAAACAGAAAACCAACCTCAGAACAGATGGCCGATGTAGACGTTGTGCTTTTTGATATACAAGATGTGGGAGCCCGATTCTATACTTACATAAGCACCATGCACTATGTAATGGAAGCATGTGCTGAGAACGGGAAGAAATTAATTATCACCGACCGTCCAAACCCCTGCGATTATATTGACGGACCAATTATGAAATCGGGCTTACAATCTTTTGTGGGCATGCATCTTATTCCACTGCTTCACGGATGTACGGTTGGAGAACTTGCACAAATGATTAATGGTGAAGGATGGCTGGAGGGTAAAAAGAAGTGTTTGCTAACAGTTATAAAGATTAAAAACTGGAAACACCGTCAACCATACTCATTACCAGTAAAGCCTTCTCCTAATCTTGCAAACGATCATGCTATCAGCTTGTATCCTTCTCTTTGTCTTTTCGAGGCTACAGATATAAGTGTGGGACGTGGAACCTATTTCCCATTTGAAGTACTGGGTGCACCAGATAAAAAATATGGAGAATTCACTTTTACACCAAAAAGTCTTCCTGGTTTTGAAAAGAATCCTATGCACAAAGATCAGCTTTGTTATGGTTTAGATCTTAGAAAAACTCAAGCTCCAAAAGGTTTTTCACTTAAGTATATATTACAGTTTTATAAACTATCAGGTCAAGGTGCTGACTTTTTTACCCGTCCTCGTTGGTTTGACCAGTTAATAGGAGATTCATCTGTAAGGAAAGAAATTATTGAAGGAAAAAGCGAAACTGAAATAAGAGCCGGATGGCAACAAGGGTTAACCAAATATAAAAAGATGCGTGCTAAGTATTTGCTTTATACAGAATAA
- a CDS encoding mechanosensitive ion channel family protein, translated as MNVHEFLSNTILNISIEKLISFFIKALLIYGITQVAVSFTKYLFRRSQKRKKLAILDQTTSSFIQRLIVYTLYIIGMAIFLSLIPGMEKVSSSILAGAGIMAMAVGFASQEALSNFVSGLFIVFGKPFRIGDSIMIDSVVNGTVAEITLRHTIIKSLDNRMIIIPNSKINSSTIVNSTIGEQDTCSFIEVGVSYDTNLDKAINVMRDEIMHHPLLIDRRTPEEKQGNTPQVVIRVIALGDSAITLKAWAWAANAGNAFVLKCDLLKSIKERFDKENIEIPYPYNNVIVKK; from the coding sequence ATGAATGTACACGAGTTTTTAAGCAATACTATTTTAAATATCAGCATTGAAAAATTGATTTCTTTTTTTATTAAAGCTTTGCTGATCTATGGGATAACACAAGTTGCGGTTTCTTTTACCAAATATCTATTCAGACGTTCTCAGAAGAGGAAAAAACTTGCAATTCTGGATCAAACCACTTCAAGCTTTATTCAACGACTGATTGTTTATACTCTTTATATCATAGGTATGGCAATCTTCCTCTCTTTGATTCCGGGGATGGAGAAAGTAAGTAGCTCCATTCTTGCCGGTGCCGGAATCATGGCAATGGCGGTTGGTTTTGCTTCACAAGAGGCTTTATCAAATTTTGTCAGTGGATTGTTTATTGTATTTGGAAAACCTTTCCGGATTGGTGATTCAATTATGATTGACAGTGTGGTAAATGGAACTGTAGCCGAAATCACTCTTCGTCATACTATTATAAAGAGTCTGGACAATAGAATGATTATTATCCCCAACAGTAAAATCAACTCCAGTACAATTGTTAATTCTACTATCGGAGAACAAGATACCTGCAGCTTTATTGAAGTAGGAGTCTCTTATGACACCAACCTTGACAAGGCAATCAATGTAATGAGAGATGAAATAATGCACCACCCATTGTTGATTGATCGTCGCACTCCAGAGGAAAAACAGGGCAACACACCACAAGTTGTTATTCGTGTAATTGCACTTGGCGATTCGGCTATCACACTTAAAGCATGGGCCTGGGCGGCAAATGCAGGAAATGCTTTCGTTTTAAAATGTGATTTACTAAAATCAATTAAAGAACGTTTTGACAAAGAAAACATTGAAATACCTTATCCATATAACAATGTCATAGTCAAGAAATAA
- a CDS encoding NAD(P)-dependent oxidoreductase, with translation MKNIALIGASGFVGSALLKEALNRGHKVTAIVRNPEKITLTHPNLTIKGGDARDAATVEELVKGMDAVVSAYNPGWTNPELHKDTLKAYSSILEGCKKAGIKRLQIVGGAGSLFIKGVRLLDMGVIEETILPGVKALAQVLYTLQENEKEIDWVFFSPAANIAPGKRTGKFHLGKDDLITDNKGESYISVEDYALAMIDELENPKHHFERFTIGY, from the coding sequence ATGAAAAATATAGCATTAATAGGAGCTAGTGGATTTGTAGGTTCTGCCTTACTAAAAGAGGCTTTAAACAGAGGACACAAAGTAACAGCAATTGTTCGTAATCCGGAGAAAATAACATTAACTCACCCTAATCTCACCATAAAAGGAGGAGATGCAAGAGATGCTGCAACTGTAGAAGAATTGGTAAAAGGTATGGATGCCGTAGTTAGTGCTTATAATCCGGGATGGACAAATCCTGAACTACATAAAGATACTCTAAAAGCTTATTCGTCCATTCTTGAAGGGTGTAAAAAAGCAGGAATAAAAAGATTACAAATAGTGGGTGGAGCCGGAAGTTTGTTTATTAAAGGTGTGCGCCTTTTAGATATGGGTGTTATTGAAGAAACAATATTGCCGGGGGTAAAAGCATTGGCTCAGGTTCTGTACACGCTTCAGGAAAATGAAAAAGAGATAGACTGGGTATTTTTCTCTCCTGCTGCAAACATCGCTCCCGGAAAACGGACTGGGAAATTCCATCTTGGAAAAGATGATTTGATTACTGATAATAAGGGTGAAAGTTACATTTCTGTAGAAGACTATGCTTTAGCAATGATTGATGAGCTAGAGAATCCGAAACATCACTTTGAACGCTTTACCATAGGGTATTAA
- the dnaA gene encoding chromosomal replication initiator protein DnaA: MIESNHVSLWNRCLRVIRDNVPETTYNTWFVPIVPLKYEDNALTVQVPSQFFYEFLEDKFVELLRATLYKEIGEGTKLMYRVIVDNSSKASVDLEATNRSTAIPQRSIIRNGNKAPNTLKAPSPLDLDPQLNPNYNFENFIEGYSNKLSRTAGEAVAVSPAKTVFNPLFVYGPSGVGKTHLINAIGTRIKELFPDKRVLYVSAHLFQVQYTDSVRSNTINDFINFYQSIDVLIIDDIQEFASLTKTQNTFFHIFNHLHQNGKQLILTSDRSPVLLQGMEERLLTRFKWGLTAELEKPNVELRKGILKNKIHRDGLKFPEEVITYIAENVNESVRDLEGIVISIMAHSTIYNKEIDLDLAERIVRKAVKCETKVITIEDIIEKVCKHFEVEPSALHSKSRKREVVQVRQLAMYLAKKHTDSSSSKIGQLIGSRDHATVLHACKIVKGQFDVDKSFRAEVEEIETSLRKK, translated from the coding sequence ATGATTGAATCCAATCATGTAAGTCTATGGAACCGCTGTCTCCGTGTGATTCGAGACAATGTTCCTGAAACTACATATAACACTTGGTTTGTCCCTATTGTCCCCTTAAAGTATGAGGATAATGCACTGACTGTACAAGTACCTTCTCAATTCTTTTATGAATTTCTGGAAGATAAGTTTGTAGAGTTACTTCGTGCTACCTTATATAAGGAGATTGGCGAAGGAACTAAACTGATGTATCGTGTAATTGTAGATAACAGTTCGAAAGCTTCGGTAGATTTAGAAGCTACGAACCGTTCTACTGCAATTCCACAACGAAGTATTATACGTAATGGAAACAAAGCGCCTAATACTTTAAAAGCCCCTTCACCTCTTGATCTTGACCCACAGCTGAATCCGAACTACAATTTTGAGAACTTTATTGAAGGCTATAGCAATAAATTATCAAGAACAGCCGGAGAAGCAGTTGCCGTAAGTCCCGCAAAAACTGTATTCAACCCATTATTTGTTTACGGTCCATCAGGTGTAGGTAAAACTCACCTTATCAATGCAATAGGGACACGGATTAAAGAGCTATTCCCTGATAAAAGAGTTCTATATGTATCTGCACACTTATTCCAGGTACAATACACGGATTCCGTACGTAGCAATACTATTAATGATTTCATTAACTTCTACCAAAGTATTGATGTATTAATCATCGATGATATTCAGGAATTTGCCAGTCTTACAAAAACCCAGAATACATTCTTCCACATATTCAACCATTTGCATCAAAACGGAAAGCAGTTAATACTTACTTCCGACCGTTCTCCAGTTCTTTTGCAAGGAATGGAAGAAAGATTGCTGACACGTTTCAAATGGGGATTAACCGCAGAACTGGAAAAGCCTAATGTAGAACTAAGAAAAGGTATTTTAAAAAATAAGATTCACCGTGATGGCTTAAAATTTCCAGAAGAGGTTATTACATATATAGCAGAGAACGTAAACGAAAGCGTGCGCGATTTGGAAGGTATTGTCATCTCTATCATGGCTCATTCTACAATCTACAATAAAGAAATTGATCTTGATTTAGCAGAAAGGATTGTACGTAAAGCCGTGAAATGTGAAACTAAGGTTATCACTATTGAAGATATTATCGAGAAAGTCTGCAAGCATTTTGAAGTGGAACCTTCAGCTCTTCATTCTAAATCGAGAAAAAGAGAAGTTGTACAGGTACGCCAGTTAGCAATGTACTTAGCTAAAAAGCATACTGATTCATCATCCTCTAAAATTGGCCAGTTAATTGGTAGCAGAGATCACGCTACAGTATTACATGCATGCAAAATTGTTAAAGGCCAATTTGACGTAGACAAATCATTCCGCGCAGAAGTAGAAGAAATTGAAACTTCACTAAGAAAGAAATAA